Proteins from a genomic interval of Equus quagga isolate Etosha38 chromosome 13, UCLA_HA_Equagga_1.0, whole genome shotgun sequence:
- the LOC124251560 gene encoding olfactory receptor 6K3-like, whose translation MDQENLTMVTEFYFSDFPQFENGSLFFFIPLLFIYIFIIVGNFVIFFAVQLDTRLHNPMYNFISIFSFLEIWYTTVTIPKMLSNLVSEQKTISFIGCLLQMYFFHSLGVTEALVLTAMAIDRYVAICNPLRYAIIMTPRLCTQLSIGSCIFGFLILLPEIVWMSTLPFCGPNQIHQLFCDFEPVLRLACTDTSMILVEDVIHAISILTSVSIITLSYLRIITVIMRIPSGESRQKAFSTCVAHITIFLLFFGSVTLMYLRFSVTFPPILDKAIALMFAVLAPLFNPIIYSLRNRDMKDAIKKVLCSPKMFNVSGSQ comes from the coding sequence ATGGATCAAGAGAATCTGACAATGGTGACtgagttttatttctctgatttcccTCAGTTTGAGAATGGCagccttttcttcttcattcctttgctctttatttatattttcattattgttggAAATTTCGTTATCTTCTTTGCTGTCCAGCTAGATACACGTCTCCACAACCCCATGTACAACTTCATCAGCATCTTCTCCTTCCTGGAGATTTGGTACACCACAGTGACCATCCCCAAGATGCTGTCTAACCTGGTCAGTGAACAGAAGACCATTTCTTTCATTGGCTGCCTTCTGCAGATGTATTTTTTCCACTCACTTGGGGTCACAGAAGCTCTAGTCCTCACGGCGATGGCCATCGACAGGTATGTTGCCATCTGCAACCCCCTGCGCTACGCAATCATTATGACCCCTCGACTATGCACCCAGCTCTCCATTGGATCTTGCATCTTTGGCTTTCTTATATTGCTGCCAGAGATTGTATGGATGTCTACTCTTCCATTCTGTGGCCCCAACCAAATTCATCAACTCTTCTGTGACTTCGAACCTGTGTTGCGCTTGGCCTGTACAGACACATCCATGATTCTGGTTGAAGATGTGATACATGCTATTTCCATTCTGACTTCTGTCTCTATCATTACCCTTTCCTATTTAAGAATCATCACTGTGATCATGAGGATTCCCTCTGGTGAAAGCCGTCAGAAGGCATTCTCCACTTGTGTGGCTCACATTActattttcttgctgttttttggCAGTGTGACACTCATGTACCTGCGCTTCTCTGTTACGTTCCCACCAATACTGGACAAGGCCATTGCACTGATGTTTGCTGTTCTTGCCCCGCTTTTCAACCCGATAATctacagtctgaggaacagagacATGAAAGATGCCATCAAGAAAGTCCTGTGTTCTCCAAAGATGTTCAATGTCTCTGGAAGCCAATAA
- the LOC124251562 gene encoding olfactory receptor 6K3-like, protein MVGSNQTSMVTEFLFSGFPQFEDGSFLFFIPLFIIYIFIVLGNLIVFFAVRMDIHLHTPMYNFISIFSFLEIWYTTATIPKMLSNLISKKKTISITGCLLQMYFFHSLGNSEGILLTTMAIDRYVAICNPLRYPTIMTPRLCAQLSSGSCIFGFLVLLPEIAWISTLPFCGPNQIHQIFCDFEPVLRLACTDTSMILFEDVIHAIAIISSVLIIALSYVRIITVILRIPSVEGRQKAFSTCASHLGVFLMFYGSVSLMYLRFSATFPPILDTVIALMFAVLAPFFNPIIYSLRNKDMNIAIKKLLWGPAQWRSS, encoded by the coding sequence ATGGTGGGAAGCAACCAAACTTCTATGGTGACAGAGTTTCTCTTCTCTGGATTCCCCCAGTTTGAAGACGGTAGCTTcctcttcttcattcctttgttcatcATCTACATATTCATCGTTCTTGGgaatctcattgtattttttgcAGTGAGGATGGATATTCATCTCCACACTCCCATGTATAATTTCAtcagcattttctcatttttggagATCTGGTACACCACAGCCACCATTCCCAAGATGCTCTCCAATctaatcagtaagaaaaagaccaTCTCCATAACTGGCTGCCTCTTGCAGATGTACTTCTTTCATTCACTTGGAAATTCAGAGGGGATCTTACTGACCACCATGGCCATTGACAGGTATGTTGCCATCTGTAACCCTCTTCGCTACCCAACTATTATGACCCCCCGGCTGTGTGCTCAGCTCTCTTCAGGCTCCTGCATCTTTGGCTTTCTTGTGTTGCTCCCAGAGATTGCATGGATTTCCACTTTGCCCTTCTGTGGCCCCAACCAAATCCATCAGATCTTCTGTGACTTTGAGCCTGTTCTGCGCTTGGCCTGTACAGACACATCCATGATTCTGTTTGAGGATGTGATCCATGCTATCGCCATCATCTCCTCTGTCCTGATTATTGCCCTCTCTTATGTCAGAATCATCACTGTGATCCTGAGGATTCCCTCTGTTGAAGGCCGCCAGAAGGCCTTTTCTACCTGTGCATCTCATCTTGGCGTCTTTCTGATGTTCTACGGCAGTGTATCCCTCATGTATCTGCGTTTCTCTGCCACTTTCCCACCGATTTTGGACACAGTCATTGCACTGATGTTTGCAGTTCTTGCTCCCTTTTTCAACCCTATCATCTATAGCTTGAGAAATAAAGATATGAATATTGCAATTAAGAAGCttctctgggggccagcccagtggcggagtagttaa
- the LOC124250164 gene encoding olfactory receptor 6K6, with amino-acid sequence MTQLMTSENQTMLTEFLFSMFPHLHEGGLLFFIPLLLIYGFIITGNLMIFIVIQLDTALRTPMYFFISVLSFLEIWYTTTTIPKMLSSLVSEQKTISLAGCLMQMYFFHSLGITEGCVLTAMAIDRYIAICNPLHYPIIMTPKFCILLTAGSCLCGFFLVLPEIAWMATLPFCGSNEIHQIFCDFTPVLSLACTDTSLVVIVDAIHAVEILASFLVISLSYIRIIMVILRMPSAESRHKAFSTCAAHLAVFLLFFGSVAVMYLRFSASYSVFWDTATAVTFVILAPFLNPIIYSLRNKDMKDAIGRLFCYQKRAGGVGRLI; translated from the coding sequence ATGACACAGTTGATGACCAGTGAAAATCAGACAATGTTGACTGAGTTCCTCTTCTCTATGTTTCCACATCTGCATGAAGGTGgccttttattctttattccctTGCTTCTTATCTATGGGTTTATCATAACTGGGAACCTAATGATATTCATTGTCATCCAGCTGGACACGGCTCTGCGcactcccatgtatttcttcatcagtgttctctctttcctggagATCTGGTATACCACAACTACCATCCCCAAGATGCTCTCCAGCCTAGTCAGTGAGCAGAAGACCATCTCTCTGGCTGGCTGCCTCATGCAGATGTACTTCTTCCATTCTCTTGGTATCACAGAAGGCTGTGTCCTGACAGCAATGGCCATTGACAGGTACATAGCGATCTGTAATCCTCTCCATTACCCAATTATCATGACTCCCAAATTTTGTATCCTGCTGACAGCTGGATCCTGTCTCTGTGGCTTCTTCCTTGTGCTCCCTGAGATCGCATGGATGGCCACCCTGCCTTTCTGCGGCTCCAATGAGATTCATCAGATCTTCTGCGACTTCACACCTGTGCTGAGCTTGGCCTGCACAGACACATCCCTGGTGGTCATTGTGGATGCCATCCATGCAGTGGAGATCCTAGCCTCTTTCCTGGTCATCTCCCTATCCTACATCCGGATCATCATGGTGATTCTGAGGATGCCCTCAGCCGAGAGCCGTCATAAAGCCTTTTCCACCTGTGCTGCCCACCTTGCtgtgtttttgctgttttttggtAGTGTGGCTGTCATGTATTTGCGATTCTCAGCTAGCTACTCAGTGTTTTGGGACACGGCAACTGCTGTCACTTTTGTTATCCTTGCTCCCTTCCTCAACCCCATTATCTATAGCCTGAGAAACAAGGACATGAAA